One region of Melitaea cinxia chromosome 29, ilMelCinx1.1, whole genome shotgun sequence genomic DNA includes:
- the LOC123667893 gene encoding androgen-dependent TFPI-regulating protein-like, with the protein MHITTAIYLRMFGYTMTILMHVGNILFLLSCMDMKVPNDVDLKVFSELQPRYFTCWNFFLHVLFSVVGLISDSKLLLNSDNPSYIPSKHFEWFKKTLFSTIIWPSTWVVVAVFWPLYLYDRQLIFPKFADKIITPLSNHIMHTAIIGSIVWEVCFQPREVPSSHKRNILHIIFHLLLYFCILMYTYIERGVWLYPIFKILYGTIYFPVSILLIGVVAITSYYVQWLLTELMWGRRQKSIKIR; encoded by the exons atgCACATAACGACAGCAATATATCTGCGCATGTTCGGCTACACGATGACAATATTGATGCACGTTGGCAACATTTTGTTCCTGCTGTCTTGTATGGATATGAAAGTGCCTAATGATGTGGACTTGAAAGTTTTCAGCGAACTACAGCCCCGGTATTTCACATGTTGGAACTTT TTTCTTCACGTATTGTTTTCAGTTGTTGGACTGATAAGTGATAGCAAGTTACTACTTAATTCTGATAACCCATCGTATATACCTTCGAAGCATTTCGAATGGTTCAAGAAAACTCTATTCAGTACGATAATATGGCCGTCGACGTGG GTTGTTGTCGCTGTGTTTTGGCCGTTATATCTATATGATAGGCAGCTGATTTTTCCCAAGTTTGCAGACAAGATCATCACTCCACTGTCAAACCATATCATGCACACGGCCATCATAGGTTCTATTGTGTGGGAAGTCTGCTTCCAGCCTAGGGAAGTGCCATCATCACACAAACGGAACATATTACACATTATTTTTCACTTGcttctttatttttgtat attaaTGTACACCTATATAGAGCGGGGAGTATGGCTCTACCCTATATTCAAAATACTTTATGGGACCATTTACTTTCCCGTATCGATTTTATTGATAGGGGTAGTTGCGATCACATCTTACTATGTACAGTGGCTGTTGACGGAGTTGATGTGGGGCAGAAGACAGAAGAGTATAAAAATAAGATGA